A single genomic interval of Saccharothrix saharensis harbors:
- a CDS encoding MarR family winged helix-turn-helix transcriptional regulator, protein MADAVDLVLAQWSVQRPDVDTSPMAVLSRVTRLARLLERELREFVGRFDLEPGEFDVLTTLRRAGSAQGMTAGAFLSASLVTAGAITNRIDRMAAKGLVRRVPDAADRRVVRIKLTDRGARLVDGMLAEHMRHYARLLEPLDGETKAVVADALRALLEQCE, encoded by the coding sequence ATGGCGGACGCGGTCGACCTGGTGCTGGCGCAGTGGTCGGTGCAGCGCCCGGACGTCGACACCTCGCCGATGGCGGTGCTGTCGCGGGTGACGCGGCTGGCGCGGTTGCTGGAACGCGAGCTGCGGGAGTTCGTGGGCCGGTTCGACCTGGAGCCGGGCGAGTTCGACGTGCTGACCACGTTGCGGCGGGCGGGGTCGGCGCAGGGCATGACGGCGGGGGCGTTCCTGTCGGCGTCGCTGGTCACGGCGGGCGCGATCACCAACCGGATCGACCGGATGGCGGCCAAGGGCCTGGTGCGGCGGGTGCCCGACGCCGCGGACCGGCGGGTGGTGCGGATCAAGCTGACCGACCGCGGGGCGCGGCTGGTGGACGGGATGCTGGCCGAGCACATGCGGCACTACGCGCGGCTGCTGGAGCCGTTGGACGGCGAGACGAAGGCCGTGGTCGCCGACGCGTTGCGGGCGCTGCTGGAGCAGTGCGAGTGA
- a CDS encoding dienelactone hydrolase family protein, whose product MRFTSERHLADDILEREFTLGDIPGVLWTPAPAARPAPLILLGHPGGLRGMYPRLADRARHAAAEGYASATLELPGAGDRPRDAAADRARADLRRALAAGEPVTDDIVDRLVLPLVDRAVPEWRAALDALLDLPGIDGPVGYSGGVISIGVRLAAVEPRVKAAVLFAGSFVPRAVVEEARKVTVPLLVLLQWDDEHNDRGMALDLFDALGSPEKTLHANTGGHTGVPRFEADDANRFFARHLT is encoded by the coding sequence GTGCGCTTCACCTCGGAACGACACCTCGCCGACGACATCCTCGAACGCGAGTTCACCCTGGGCGACATCCCCGGCGTCCTGTGGACGCCCGCACCCGCCGCCCGACCGGCACCGCTGATCCTGCTCGGCCACCCCGGTGGCCTCCGGGGCATGTACCCGCGACTGGCGGACCGGGCCCGGCACGCCGCGGCGGAGGGCTACGCGTCGGCCACCCTCGAACTGCCCGGCGCCGGCGACCGACCCCGCGACGCCGCCGCCGACCGCGCCCGGGCCGACCTGCGTCGGGCGCTGGCCGCCGGTGAGCCGGTCACCGACGACATCGTCGACCGGCTCGTCCTCCCGTTGGTCGACCGGGCCGTCCCGGAATGGCGCGCCGCCCTGGACGCCCTGCTCGACCTGCCCGGCATCGACGGCCCGGTCGGGTACTCGGGCGGGGTGATCTCCATCGGCGTGCGGCTGGCCGCGGTCGAACCGCGGGTCAAGGCCGCCGTGCTGTTCGCCGGCAGCTTCGTGCCCCGCGCCGTGGTCGAGGAGGCCCGGAAGGTCACCGTCCCGCTGCTGGTCCTGCTGCAGTGGGACGACGAGCACAACGACCGGGGGATGGCACTGGACCTGTTCGACGCCCTCGGCTCACCGGAGAAGACCTTGCACGCCAACACGGGCGGTCACACCGGCGTCCCGCGGTTCGAGGCAGACGACGCCAACCGGTTCTTCGCCCGGCACCTGACCTGA
- a CDS encoding PP2C family serine/threonine-protein phosphatase, protein METCPECASPVTSQDRFCEACGRNLRVQRTPVGGPGAQWPPMCACGGEEFDADGFCEQCGRARPSARDRVEFVLPGLAGVSDRGKRRQRNEDSMAFGRVRGRGVAAVVCDGVASSERAEQASQQAVDTAADVLLTGLRSGMDAEALTTDAVVAANEAVGRLARPEAAEVAPSCTFVSAVVTDGSATVGWVGDSRAYLVGEAGAARLTTDDTWAAQLVAEGVLTEEEALTDRRAHVLSRWLGADSGVDAPQTVTFKVETPGLLVLCSDGLWNYVPEPEDLLEVLPRGVPPVEVARELVEVALKAGGHDNITVVVVQLRGAHGA, encoded by the coding sequence ATGGAAACCTGTCCCGAGTGCGCGTCGCCGGTGACGTCGCAGGACCGCTTCTGCGAGGCGTGCGGGCGCAACCTGCGGGTGCAGCGGACACCGGTGGGTGGTCCGGGGGCGCAGTGGCCGCCGATGTGCGCGTGCGGTGGCGAGGAGTTCGACGCGGACGGGTTCTGCGAGCAGTGCGGTCGGGCGCGGCCGTCGGCGCGGGACCGGGTGGAGTTCGTGCTGCCGGGGCTGGCCGGGGTGAGCGACCGGGGCAAGCGGCGGCAGCGCAACGAGGACTCGATGGCGTTCGGCCGGGTGCGCGGGCGTGGTGTGGCGGCGGTGGTGTGCGACGGGGTGGCGTCGTCGGAGCGGGCCGAGCAGGCGTCGCAGCAGGCGGTGGACACGGCGGCGGACGTGCTGCTGACGGGATTGCGGTCCGGGATGGACGCGGAGGCGCTGACCACGGACGCGGTGGTGGCGGCGAACGAGGCGGTGGGCCGGTTGGCGCGGCCGGAGGCGGCCGAGGTGGCGCCGTCGTGCACGTTCGTGTCGGCGGTGGTGACGGACGGTTCGGCGACGGTCGGGTGGGTCGGTGACAGCCGCGCGTACCTGGTCGGGGAGGCGGGCGCGGCGCGGTTGACCACGGACGACACGTGGGCGGCGCAGCTGGTGGCGGAAGGGGTGCTGACCGAGGAGGAGGCGCTGACCGACCGGCGGGCGCACGTGCTGTCGCGGTGGTTGGGCGCGGACTCCGGTGTGGACGCGCCGCAGACGGTGACGTTCAAGGTGGAGACGCCGGGGCTGCTGGTGCTGTGCAGCGACGGGCTGTGGAACTACGTGCCCGAGCCGGAGGACCTGCTGGAGGTGCTGCCCCGGGGCGTGCCGCCGGTCGAGGTGGCGCGCGAGTTGGTGGAGGTGGCGCTGAAGGCGGGCGGGCACGACAACATCACGGTGGTGGTCGTCCAGCTGCGGGGTGCGCATGGCGCTTGA
- a CDS encoding serine/threonine-protein kinase, whose amino-acid sequence MRTCPRAGCGGAIDDDGSCDVCGAEARALATTGTPAGSGAGAGDLGAPGGGVRRDSPGDAGGGVTGDASGGRCGEVTGDSLSGPATRLDTGVRAGRTGGGASAGGPGGVDEGTATGAFSGPVTGPDSGPGTAPWSGGASVARSRRASASSRPSSRGRLGAGLVEVPRVPYRDPKAAVLTDPEVPEAKRFCSSCGKEVGRGRDGRPGRVEGFCAHCGHHYSFTPKLVPGEVLHDQYEVLGCLAHGGLGWIYLAADHAVSDRWVVLKGLLDSGDADAMAAAIAERRFLAEVEHPTIVKIHNFVRHEDRASGELVDYIVMEYVGGTSVKDMIKQLRAEGTGTESLPVAQAIAYALEVLPALGYLHGVGLLYCDFKPDNVIQTEEQLKLIDLGAVRRVDDRHSPIYGTIGYQAPEIGTDGPSVASDLYTVGRALAVMSFPFDFRGRYRESLPDPEEQPLLRRHESFHRFLLRAAHRDPEQRFASAEEMAEQLTGVLREVLAQQDGVPRPGVSRQFTPERRAFGTEGGLDVRAAATGLPVPQVDTSDAAAGFLATAATTGDPDQVVAALRVAPVQTVEVRLQVVRALIEAGRVDEAVGELDALAWPFDPDDPDDPETPAPDDWRPGWYRGVAALVSGPDGARRARAAFEQVRDALPGEAAPKLAVAVCAEAVGDPDAAAAGYEVVWRTDHAYVSAAFGLARVLSARGGRDAAVRVLHSVPDTSIHHVAAQVAAVRAQLGAARECAGAEALAEVMAAGARLSGLELDVARRAGLTVELLGVALESLPGGGAPPAARLLDCEVSESGLRLGLERWYRQLARLADTPEERIALVDRANAVRPRTLV is encoded by the coding sequence ATGAGGACGTGTCCACGTGCCGGCTGTGGCGGCGCGATCGACGACGACGGCTCCTGCGACGTGTGCGGCGCGGAAGCGCGAGCCCTGGCCACCACCGGCACGCCCGCCGGCAGTGGTGCGGGCGCGGGTGACCTCGGCGCTCCGGGAGGGGGCGTGCGCCGGGACTCGCCGGGCGACGCCGGTGGCGGGGTGACCGGGGACGCGTCGGGTGGCCGGTGCGGCGAGGTGACCGGGGATTCCCTCAGCGGGCCCGCGACCAGGCTGGACACCGGGGTCCGTGCGGGTCGCACCGGTGGCGGGGCGAGCGCGGGCGGGCCCGGCGGAGTCGATGAGGGAACCGCGACGGGGGCGTTCAGCGGGCCGGTGACGGGGCCGGACAGCGGTCCCGGGACGGCTCCGTGGTCGGGTGGGGCGTCGGTGGCGCGGTCGCGGCGGGCCTCGGCGTCCAGTCGGCCGTCGAGCCGCGGGCGGTTGGGGGCCGGGTTGGTGGAGGTGCCGCGGGTGCCCTACCGGGATCCGAAGGCGGCCGTGCTGACCGACCCGGAGGTGCCGGAGGCGAAGCGGTTCTGCTCCAGTTGCGGGAAGGAGGTCGGGCGCGGGCGGGATGGCCGGCCGGGGCGGGTGGAGGGGTTCTGCGCGCACTGCGGGCACCACTACTCGTTCACGCCGAAGCTCGTGCCCGGCGAGGTGCTGCACGACCAGTACGAGGTGCTGGGCTGCCTGGCGCACGGCGGGCTGGGCTGGATCTACCTGGCGGCCGACCACGCGGTCAGCGACCGGTGGGTGGTGTTGAAGGGCCTGCTGGACTCCGGTGACGCGGACGCGATGGCGGCGGCGATCGCGGAGCGGCGTTTCCTGGCCGAGGTGGAGCACCCTACTATCGTCAAGATCCACAACTTCGTGCGGCACGAGGACCGGGCCAGCGGGGAGCTCGTGGACTACATCGTGATGGAGTACGTGGGCGGCACGTCGGTCAAGGACATGATCAAGCAGTTGCGGGCCGAGGGCACGGGGACGGAGTCGTTGCCGGTGGCGCAGGCGATCGCCTACGCGCTGGAGGTGCTGCCCGCGTTGGGCTACCTGCACGGCGTGGGGCTGCTGTACTGCGACTTCAAGCCGGACAACGTGATCCAGACCGAGGAGCAGCTCAAGCTGATCGACCTGGGCGCGGTGCGGCGCGTGGACGACCGGCACTCCCCCATCTACGGCACGATCGGCTACCAGGCGCCGGAGATCGGCACGGACGGCCCGTCGGTGGCCTCCGACCTGTACACGGTGGGCCGGGCGTTGGCGGTGATGAGCTTCCCGTTCGACTTCCGCGGCCGCTACCGGGAATCGTTGCCGGACCCGGAGGAGCAGCCGCTGCTGCGTCGGCACGAGTCGTTCCACCGGTTCCTGCTGCGGGCCGCGCACCGCGACCCGGAGCAGCGGTTCGCCTCGGCGGAGGAGATGGCCGAGCAGTTGACCGGTGTGCTGCGGGAGGTGCTGGCGCAGCAGGACGGTGTGCCGCGGCCGGGTGTGTCGCGGCAGTTCACGCCGGAGCGGCGGGCGTTCGGCACGGAGGGCGGGTTGGACGTGCGGGCGGCGGCGACGGGGCTGCCGGTGCCGCAGGTGGACACCTCCGACGCGGCGGCGGGGTTCCTGGCGACGGCGGCGACGACGGGTGACCCGGACCAGGTGGTGGCGGCGTTGCGGGTGGCGCCGGTGCAGACGGTCGAGGTGCGGTTGCAGGTGGTGCGGGCATTGATCGAGGCGGGCCGGGTGGACGAGGCGGTGGGCGAGCTGGACGCGTTGGCGTGGCCGTTCGACCCGGACGACCCGGACGACCCGGAGACCCCCGCGCCGGACGACTGGCGTCCCGGCTGGTACCGGGGTGTGGCGGCGCTGGTGAGCGGCCCGGACGGGGCGCGGCGGGCGCGGGCGGCGTTCGAGCAGGTCCGTGACGCGTTGCCGGGCGAGGCCGCGCCGAAGCTGGCGGTGGCGGTGTGCGCGGAGGCGGTGGGCGACCCGGACGCGGCAGCGGCCGGGTACGAGGTGGTGTGGCGCACCGACCACGCGTACGTGTCGGCGGCGTTCGGGCTGGCCAGGGTGTTGTCGGCGCGGGGTGGGCGGGACGCGGCGGTGCGGGTGCTGCACTCGGTACCGGACACGTCGATCCACCACGTGGCGGCGCAGGTGGCGGCGGTGCGGGCGCAGCTCGGGGCGGCCCGGGAGTGCGCGGGGGCGGAGGCGTTGGCGGAGGTGATGGCGGCCGGTGCGAGGCTGTCGGGGTTGGAGTTGGACGTGGCGAGGCGGGCCGGGTTGACCGTGGAGTTGTTGGGTGTGGCGTTGGAGTCGTTGCCCGGTGGCGGGGCGCCGCCCGCGGCGAGGCTGCTGGACTGCGAGGTGAGCGAGTCGGGGCTGCGGTTGGGCCTGGAGCGCTGGTACCGGCAGTTGGCGCGGTTGGCCGACACCCCCGAGGAACGCATCGCTCTCGTCGACCGCGCGAACGCGGTCCGGCCCAGGACGTTGGTGTAG
- a CDS encoding glutamate ABC transporter substrate-binding protein: MRRLLAVLVLVATAACAPVPSAAPPIGGGSPAPPRPADAVELTEPPSAADVPPASCDPTASLRPTGPLPPPGQMPAGSTMARIQARGRLIAGVDQNTYLMGFRNPFSGELEGFDVDLAREVARAVFGDPDAIQFTVLTSEQRIPALERREVDIVVRTMTATCDRWQKVNFSTVYLQAGQRVLVPSGSDVTGIESLGGKRVCATKGSSSLANVATAASRPVPVSVPNWTDCLVMLQQGQVDAISTDDTILAGFAAQDPYTKVVGPQFTAEPYGMAFPKADEDFVRLVNALLERLRADGTWARLHERWLGEPPSPPAAVYRD, translated from the coding sequence ATGAGACGGCTGCTCGCGGTCCTGGTGCTGGTGGCGACGGCGGCGTGCGCGCCGGTGCCCAGCGCCGCGCCGCCGATCGGCGGTGGCTCGCCCGCGCCGCCGCGGCCGGCCGACGCGGTGGAGCTGACCGAGCCGCCCAGCGCGGCCGACGTGCCACCCGCGTCGTGCGACCCGACGGCGAGCCTGCGACCGACCGGTCCCCTGCCGCCGCCGGGGCAGATGCCGGCCGGGTCGACCATGGCACGCATCCAGGCGCGCGGCCGGCTGATCGCGGGCGTGGACCAGAACACCTACCTGATGGGGTTCCGCAACCCGTTCTCCGGCGAGCTGGAGGGGTTCGACGTCGACCTGGCGCGGGAGGTCGCGCGCGCGGTGTTCGGCGACCCGGACGCGATCCAGTTCACGGTGCTGACCTCCGAGCAGCGGATACCGGCGCTGGAACGGCGCGAGGTGGACATCGTGGTGCGCACCATGACGGCGACCTGCGACCGCTGGCAGAAGGTGAACTTCTCGACCGTGTACCTGCAGGCGGGGCAGCGGGTGCTGGTGCCGTCGGGCTCGGACGTGACCGGCATCGAGTCGCTGGGCGGGAAGCGGGTGTGCGCGACGAAGGGGTCCAGTTCGCTGGCCAACGTGGCGACCGCGGCGTCCCGGCCGGTGCCGGTGTCGGTGCCGAACTGGACGGACTGCCTGGTGATGCTGCAGCAGGGGCAGGTGGACGCGATCTCGACCGACGACACGATCCTGGCCGGGTTCGCCGCGCAGGACCCGTACACGAAGGTGGTGGGGCCGCAGTTCACGGCCGAGCCGTACGGCATGGCGTTCCCGAAGGCGGACGAGGACTTCGTGCGGCTGGTCAACGCGTTGCTGGAACGGCTGCGGGCGGACGGCACGTGGGCGCGGCTCCACGAGCGGTGGCTGGGCGAGCCTCCGTCGCCGCCCGCCGCCGTGTACCGGGACTGA
- a CDS encoding NADAR family protein — MTEYLFFWGHEARPGAPVGKQCLSQWWEAPFTVDGLTFRTAEHFMMHGKALVFGDEETARRVLAARTPGEAKALGRRVRGFTEDVWVAERLDVVVRANLAKFGAHDDLREFLLGTGDRVLVEASPVDRVWGIGLAADDERAADPARWPGLNLLGEALMEVRARLRSG; from the coding sequence ATGACGGAGTACCTGTTCTTCTGGGGGCACGAGGCGCGGCCCGGCGCGCCGGTCGGCAAGCAGTGCCTGAGCCAGTGGTGGGAGGCGCCGTTCACGGTGGACGGGCTGACCTTCCGGACCGCCGAGCACTTCATGATGCACGGCAAGGCGTTGGTGTTCGGTGACGAGGAGACCGCGCGGCGGGTGCTCGCGGCGCGCACGCCCGGTGAGGCGAAGGCGCTGGGGCGCCGGGTGCGCGGCTTCACCGAGGACGTGTGGGTGGCCGAACGGCTCGACGTCGTGGTGCGCGCGAACCTGGCCAAGTTCGGCGCGCACGACGACCTGCGGGAGTTCCTGCTGGGCACCGGGGACCGGGTGCTGGTGGAGGCCAGCCCGGTGGACCGGGTGTGGGGCATCGGGCTGGCCGCCGACGACGAGCGGGCGGCCGACCCGGCCCGCTGGCCGGGGCTCAACCTGCTGGGCGAGGCCCTGATGGAGGTGCGCGCGCGACTCCGCTCGGGGTGA
- a CDS encoding pyridoxamine 5'-phosphate oxidase family protein produces MGKTYERIEGRLREFIEAQPVFFTATAPLAADGHVNLSPKGRRGTWRVLDEQRVAYLDFGGSHAETIAHLRENGRITLMWCAFDGPPNIVRVHGTGEPVFRDDPRFAELVAGFGDADGPALRAVVVVTAKLISDTCGFAVPFLDYRGERTLHADYFGRKTDEEFSAYCESKDFNAVSMDGLPALPLPLPPR; encoded by the coding sequence ATGGGGAAGACCTACGAACGGATCGAAGGACGCCTGCGCGAGTTCATCGAGGCGCAGCCGGTGTTCTTCACCGCCACCGCGCCGCTGGCCGCCGACGGGCACGTGAACCTGTCGCCGAAGGGCCGGCGCGGCACGTGGCGGGTGCTCGACGAGCAGCGGGTGGCGTACCTGGACTTCGGCGGCAGCCACGCCGAGACGATCGCGCACCTGCGGGAGAACGGGCGGATCACGCTGATGTGGTGCGCGTTCGACGGTCCGCCGAACATCGTGCGCGTGCACGGCACGGGCGAGCCGGTGTTCCGGGACGACCCGCGGTTCGCGGAGCTGGTGGCCGGGTTCGGTGACGCGGACGGTCCGGCGCTGCGGGCGGTCGTCGTGGTGACGGCGAAGCTGATCAGCGACACCTGCGGCTTCGCCGTGCCGTTCCTGGACTACCGGGGTGAGCGGACGCTGCACGCGGACTACTTCGGCCGCAAGACCGACGAGGAGTTCTCCGCGTACTGCGAGAGCAAGGACTTCAACGCGGTGAGCATGGACGGGCTGCCCGCCCTGCCACTGCCCCTGCCGCCGCGCTAG
- a CDS encoding antibiotic biosynthesis monooxygenase → MELTRPDADHVLVHRGRVPFDPRPDGLLDARWLREVDGDGVVTYSQWSRPVDADGAVDGDGAVAYRRYRSVGRASADRPVGCVVLVSVRFDRSGVAEEWVDLVLAALAAEDEPDPGGISAHFHVGVDGTRVLNYAEWTSARAHVDAMARGDGAVGRSPLWRRVRSFPGLASSDVRRYRVVGG, encoded by the coding sequence ATGGAGCTGACCAGACCCGATGCCGACCACGTCCTCGTCCACCGCGGCCGCGTGCCGTTCGACCCGCGCCCGGACGGGCTGCTGGACGCGCGGTGGCTGCGGGAGGTGGACGGTGACGGGGTCGTGACGTATTCGCAGTGGTCGCGCCCGGTGGACGCGGACGGCGCGGTGGACGGGGACGGCGCGGTGGCCTACCGCCGGTACCGGTCCGTCGGGCGCGCCTCGGCGGACCGGCCGGTCGGGTGCGTGGTACTGGTGTCGGTGCGGTTCGACCGGTCCGGGGTCGCCGAGGAGTGGGTGGACCTGGTGCTCGCCGCGCTGGCTGCCGAGGACGAGCCGGACCCGGGTGGGATCTCGGCGCACTTCCACGTCGGCGTGGACGGCACGCGGGTGCTGAACTACGCGGAGTGGACGTCGGCGCGGGCGCACGTCGACGCGATGGCGCGGGGTGACGGGGCGGTGGGCCGGTCGCCGCTGTGGCGGCGGGTGCGGTCGTTCCCCGGCCTGGCGAGCAGCGACGTCCGCCGGTACCGGGTGGTGGGTGGGTGA
- a CDS encoding threonine aldolase family protein has product MSPKISRSLVQHSALRQDPHAVLRRMLDRVTPGTRLDEPTAALERRIADLLGKPAALFFPTGTMAQQTALRVHAERTGRRTFAAHPQTHLAVWEEQGYSAVHGLRHHAVGDREHLITLDDLADVREPIAALLLELPQRDLGGLLPTWDELVAQTAWAHDRGAAAHLDGARLWEAQTGYDRSFAEIAALFDTVYVSLYKGLEGVRGAVLAGDRDTVDAASVWRRRLGGATPDSWPAAVTALMGLDEVLPRMAEFRDHAVAVAAAINADGYATTRPEVPRTPLFHVHIPAPKDAVAAAAKRILEETGVELPQRPRSATDPTRCSIELTIGVVSLDFTPQEVADLIRQLR; this is encoded by the coding sequence ATGAGCCCGAAGATCAGCCGTTCCCTGGTACAGCACTCCGCACTCCGCCAGGACCCGCACGCGGTGCTGCGCCGGATGCTCGACCGCGTCACCCCCGGCACCCGCCTCGACGAGCCGACCGCGGCACTCGAACGGCGCATCGCCGACCTGCTCGGCAAACCCGCCGCCCTGTTCTTCCCCACCGGCACGATGGCGCAGCAGACCGCGCTGCGCGTGCACGCCGAACGCACCGGCCGCCGCACCTTCGCCGCACACCCCCAGACCCACCTCGCGGTCTGGGAGGAGCAGGGCTACAGCGCCGTGCACGGCCTGCGCCACCACGCCGTCGGCGACCGCGAGCACCTGATCACCCTCGACGACCTCGCCGACGTCCGCGAACCGATCGCCGCCCTGCTGCTCGAACTGCCCCAACGCGACCTCGGCGGCCTCCTGCCCACCTGGGACGAGCTGGTCGCCCAGACGGCCTGGGCCCACGACCGCGGCGCCGCCGCGCACCTGGACGGCGCCCGGCTGTGGGAGGCGCAGACCGGCTACGACCGGTCGTTCGCCGAGATCGCCGCCCTGTTCGACACCGTCTACGTCTCCCTCTACAAAGGCCTCGAAGGCGTGCGCGGCGCGGTCCTGGCGGGGGACCGGGACACCGTCGACGCCGCCTCGGTGTGGCGGCGCAGGCTCGGCGGCGCGACCCCCGACTCGTGGCCGGCCGCCGTCACGGCCCTGATGGGACTGGACGAGGTGCTGCCGCGCATGGCCGAGTTCCGCGACCACGCGGTGGCCGTGGCCGCCGCCATCAACGCCGACGGCTACGCCACCACCCGCCCGGAAGTGCCGCGGACACCCCTGTTCCACGTCCACATCCCCGCGCCGAAGGACGCCGTGGCCGCCGCGGCGAAGCGGATCCTCGAGGAGACCGGCGTCGAACTGCCCCAACGCCCCAGGTCCGCGACCGATCCGACGCGGTGCAGCATCGAGCTCACCATCGGCGTCGTGTCGCTCGACTTCACCCCGCAGGAGGTCGCCGACCTGATCCGGCAACTGCGCTGA
- the rox gene encoding rifampin monooxygenase produces MVDVIVAGAGPTGLMLAAELRLHGVRVLVLDREPEPTGVVRSMGLHARSIEVMDQRGLLERFLEHGRRHPLGGFFAGIDKPAPERLDTAHGYVLGIPQPVTDRLLGERAAELGAEIRRGRELVGVEQDEDGVTVELADGSRVRSGHLVGCDGGRSTVRKLLGVGFPGEPARVETLLGEMRTDVPPEAVAEVVADVRRTRERFGLVPLGAGVYRVVVPAEGVAEDRSVPPTLEEFRQRLRAVAGTDFGVHSPRWLSRFGDATRLAERYRSGRVLLAGDAAHVHPPTGGQGLNLGVQDAFNLGWKLAAEVAGWAPEGLLDTYEAERRPVAAAVLDNTRAQMELMSTEPGARAVRRLVAELMDFEVVNRHLIGKITALGVRYDFGEGHELLGRRMRDVGLRRGRLYELTRSGRGLLLDQTGRLSVGGWADRVDHVVDVSQEVDVPAVLLRPDGHVAWAGEDQRGLVEGLSRWFGAA; encoded by the coding sequence ATGGTCGACGTGATCGTGGCCGGTGCCGGGCCGACGGGGTTGATGCTGGCCGCCGAGCTGCGGCTGCACGGCGTCCGGGTGCTCGTGCTGGACCGGGAGCCGGAGCCGACCGGGGTCGTCCGCTCGATGGGCCTGCACGCGCGCAGCATCGAGGTGATGGACCAGCGCGGTCTGCTTGAGCGTTTTCTGGAGCACGGCCGGCGGCACCCCCTCGGGGGATTCTTCGCCGGTATCGACAAGCCCGCGCCGGAACGGCTGGACACCGCGCACGGCTACGTCCTGGGCATTCCCCAACCGGTCACCGATCGGCTGTTGGGCGAGCGTGCCGCGGAGCTGGGCGCGGAGATCCGGCGGGGCCGCGAGCTGGTCGGGGTGGAGCAGGACGAGGACGGGGTGACCGTCGAGCTGGCCGACGGGTCACGGGTGCGGTCGGGTCACCTGGTCGGGTGCGACGGTGGGCGCAGCACGGTGCGCAAGCTGCTCGGCGTCGGCTTCCCGGGTGAGCCGGCGCGGGTGGAGACGCTGCTGGGCGAGATGCGGACGGACGTGCCGCCCGAGGCGGTGGCGGAGGTGGTGGCCGACGTCCGGCGGACCCGCGAGCGGTTCGGCCTGGTGCCGCTCGGGGCGGGCGTGTACCGGGTGGTCGTGCCCGCCGAGGGCGTGGCCGAGGACCGGTCGGTGCCGCCGACCCTGGAGGAGTTCCGGCAGCGGCTGCGGGCGGTCGCGGGCACCGACTTCGGCGTGCACTCGCCGCGGTGGCTGTCCCGGTTCGGCGACGCCACGCGGCTGGCCGAGCGCTACCGGTCCGGGCGGGTGCTGCTGGCGGGTGACGCGGCGCACGTCCACCCGCCGACCGGCGGGCAGGGGCTCAACCTGGGCGTGCAGGACGCGTTCAACCTGGGGTGGAAGCTGGCGGCCGAGGTCGCGGGCTGGGCCCCGGAGGGGTTGCTGGACACCTACGAGGCCGAACGGCGTCCGGTGGCCGCCGCGGTGCTGGACAACACCCGGGCGCAGATGGAGCTGATGTCCACCGAGCCGGGCGCGCGGGCGGTGCGGCGGCTGGTGGCGGAGCTGATGGACTTCGAGGTGGTGAACCGGCACCTGATCGGGAAGATCACCGCGCTCGGGGTGCGCTACGACTTCGGCGAGGGGCACGAGCTGCTGGGCCGGCGCATGCGGGACGTGGGGTTGCGGCGGGGGCGGCTCTACGAGCTGACGCGCTCGGGCCGCGGGCTGCTGCTGGACCAGACCGGCCGGTTGTCGGTCGGGGGGTGGGCGGACCGGGTCGACCACGTGGTGGACGTGAGCCAGGAGGTGGACGTGCCCGCGGTGCTGCTGCGTCCGGACGGTCACGTGGCGTGGGCCGGCGAGGACCAGCGGGGCCTGGTCGAAGGGCTGTCCCGCTGGTTCGGCGCCGCCTGA